From one Plantibacter flavus genomic stretch:
- a CDS encoding ferrochelatase translates to MAAMNLGSTGAEAPERIVRGATDAAAAGPEHVSEPTDYDAILLAGFGGPEGQDDVIPFLRNVTRGRGIPEERLEEVAHHYRHFGGVSPINDQNRALKAALELELASRGIDLPVLWGNRNWDPYLRDALTEAHERGFTKLIAIATSAYSSYSSCRQYREDFAIAVDETNLQGEIQIDKVRQFFDHPGFVTPFIDGVREAIAEYLREQPELSAETEIEVLFATHSIPTGDAARSGPDFRGFGDHGAYEAQHLAVAEVVMANAIDQLREAGVLGGAVGSGVSVPWQLVYQSRSGPPSMPWLEPDINDAIAELPAAGRKAIVIVPLGFVSDHMEVMWDLDNEAIETAGEHGLAAVRVPTPGTAAAYVKGLVDLVLERRDGTPVEERPHMTDLGPWYDVCRPGCCENARLGFKPAFSGIAP, encoded by the coding sequence ATGGCAGCCATGAACCTGGGGAGCACCGGAGCCGAAGCCCCCGAGCGCATCGTCCGCGGCGCGACCGACGCCGCAGCGGCCGGTCCTGAGCACGTCTCCGAGCCGACGGACTACGACGCCATCCTCCTCGCCGGCTTCGGCGGGCCCGAGGGCCAGGACGACGTCATCCCGTTCCTCCGCAACGTCACGCGCGGGCGCGGGATCCCCGAGGAGCGTCTCGAAGAGGTCGCCCACCACTACCGCCATTTCGGCGGCGTCAGCCCCATCAACGACCAGAACCGTGCGCTCAAGGCGGCCCTGGAGCTCGAACTCGCGTCCCGTGGCATCGACCTCCCGGTCCTCTGGGGCAACCGCAACTGGGATCCGTACCTGCGCGACGCGCTGACCGAGGCGCACGAGCGCGGCTTCACGAAGCTCATCGCGATCGCCACGAGCGCCTACTCCTCGTACTCGAGCTGTCGGCAGTACCGCGAGGACTTCGCGATCGCCGTCGACGAGACGAACCTCCAGGGCGAGATCCAGATCGACAAGGTGCGTCAGTTCTTCGACCACCCCGGCTTCGTGACCCCGTTCATCGACGGCGTCCGCGAGGCGATCGCCGAGTACCTGCGCGAACAGCCCGAGCTCTCCGCCGAGACGGAGATCGAGGTGCTCTTCGCGACGCACTCGATCCCCACCGGCGACGCCGCGCGCTCCGGCCCCGACTTCCGCGGCTTCGGCGACCACGGGGCGTACGAGGCCCAGCACCTCGCGGTCGCCGAGGTCGTCATGGCGAACGCCATCGACCAGCTCCGTGAGGCCGGTGTCCTCGGTGGCGCGGTCGGCAGCGGCGTCTCGGTGCCGTGGCAGCTCGTCTACCAGTCCCGGTCGGGCCCGCCCAGCATGCCGTGGCTCGAGCCCGACATCAACGACGCGATCGCCGAGCTGCCCGCCGCCGGCCGCAAGGCCATCGTCATCGTGCCGCTCGGCTTCGTGAGCGACCACATGGAGGTCATGTGGGACCTCGACAACGAGGCCATCGAGACGGCCGGCGAACACGGCCTGGCCGCCGTCCGCGTCCCGACGCCGGGCACCGCCGCCGCCTACGTCAAGGGACTCGTCGACCTCGTCCTCGAGCGCCGCGACGGCACGCCCGTCGAGGAACGACCGCACATGACCGACCTCGGCCCCTGGTACGACGTCTGCCGCCCCGGGTGCTGCGAGAACGCCCGGCTGGGCTTCAAACCGGCGTTCTCGGGGATCGCCCCATGA
- a CDS encoding DUF4190 domain-containing protein, with protein MSTPPPGEYPGQPPQAPQAPQPPKDQYGSAPAYSGGAAPAGDATAGKTLGIVGLILAFLAPPIGLILSIVALVQSKNAGVKNTLAKVGLILSIVFIVLAIIAIIAGIAIGASAISEVCGELGSGTHTSGGTTITCP; from the coding sequence ATGTCGACTCCTCCTCCCGGTGAGTACCCCGGCCAGCCGCCGCAGGCTCCCCAGGCGCCGCAGCCCCCGAAGGATCAGTACGGCTCCGCTCCCGCGTACTCCGGCGGCGCAGCTCCCGCCGGCGACGCGACCGCCGGCAAGACGCTCGGCATCGTCGGGCTGATCCTCGCGTTCCTCGCTCCGCCGATCGGCCTCATCCTGAGCATCGTCGCACTGGTGCAGTCGAAGAACGCGGGTGTCAAGAACACGCTGGCGAAGGTCGGCCTCATCCTGTCGATCGTCTTCATCGTGCTGGCGATCATCGCGATCATCGCGGGTATCGCGATCGGTGCATCGGCCATCTCCGAGGTCTGCGGCGAGCTCGGCTCAGGGACGCACACGAGCGGCGGCACCACCATCACCTGCCCGTAA
- a CDS encoding phage holin family protein, with product MSDRNRSEPRYDKRDESLLTLVGQLPGVVSNLVKAEIANLKTQLAHKGKYAGIGAAFVAGAAVFLFFAVGVLVAVLILALALVMPSWLAALCVFVLFVLVAAVLVLIALRYFKKINEDPSPMDNVKEDIKAVKGLGEYDR from the coding sequence ATGAGTGACCGCAACCGCTCGGAGCCGCGCTACGACAAGCGCGACGAGTCCCTCCTGACCCTCGTCGGCCAGCTGCCGGGGGTCGTCTCGAACCTGGTCAAGGCCGAGATCGCCAACCTCAAGACGCAGCTCGCCCACAAGGGCAAGTACGCGGGTATCGGCGCGGCCTTCGTCGCCGGTGCCGCGGTGTTCCTCTTCTTCGCGGTCGGCGTGCTCGTCGCTGTACTGATCCTCGCGCTCGCGCTCGTCATGCCCTCGTGGCTGGCGGCGCTCTGCGTCTTCGTGCTCTTCGTCCTCGTCGCTGCGGTCCTCGTACTGATCGCGCTGCGCTACTTCAAGAAGATCAACGAGGACCCGAGCCCGATGGACAACGTGAAGGAAGACATCAAGGCAGTGAAGGGACTCGGCGAGTATGACCGTTGA
- a CDS encoding MDR family oxidoreductase encodes MGRAYLVEQVEHEGGKPTRTVDLRDLPDASLPDAAVTVDVEYSSINYKDALVLTGKPGVVRSFPMVAGIDLVGVVAASSDPAWTAGDRVALFGDGLSETRYGGLSERAKVRSDALVRVPDHVSSAQAAAIGTAGYTAALAVLALEHGSATSGAVRVGGLPVLVTGAGGGVGGIAIALLAAAGFEVTASTGRVDELGDALRRLGATSIVDRAEFAEAGRPLGSQRWAGAVDSVGDQTLATVLSQVEYGGTVAACGLAGGSDLPTSVMPFILRGVTLAGVNSVEAPLPLRQAAWERATTALDLDVLDTLTETVPFADATDAAERVLAGSVHGRIVVDVRA; translated from the coding sequence ATGGGCCGCGCATACCTCGTCGAGCAGGTCGAGCACGAGGGTGGCAAACCCACCCGGACGGTCGACCTCCGCGACCTCCCCGACGCCTCACTGCCCGACGCCGCCGTCACCGTCGACGTCGAGTACTCGAGCATCAACTACAAGGACGCCCTCGTCCTCACGGGGAAGCCGGGCGTCGTGCGGTCGTTCCCGATGGTCGCGGGCATCGACCTCGTCGGCGTCGTCGCGGCATCGAGTGATCCCGCGTGGACGGCCGGCGACCGCGTGGCCCTGTTCGGCGACGGCCTGAGCGAGACCCGGTACGGCGGGCTCTCCGAGCGTGCGAAGGTGCGGTCCGACGCGCTCGTCCGCGTCCCCGACCACGTCTCGAGCGCACAGGCCGCCGCGATCGGCACAGCCGGGTACACCGCGGCCCTCGCAGTGCTCGCGCTCGAGCACGGCAGCGCGACCTCCGGCGCCGTCCGCGTCGGCGGGCTCCCCGTGCTCGTCACAGGAGCGGGTGGCGGCGTCGGAGGCATCGCGATCGCACTGCTGGCCGCCGCCGGCTTCGAAGTCACCGCCTCGACGGGGCGGGTCGACGAGCTGGGTGACGCCCTGCGGCGGCTCGGTGCGACGTCGATCGTCGACCGCGCCGAGTTCGCCGAGGCCGGTCGCCCGCTCGGCAGCCAGCGCTGGGCGGGAGCCGTCGACTCCGTCGGCGATCAGACGCTCGCGACGGTCCTGTCGCAGGTCGAGTACGGCGGGACGGTCGCCGCCTGTGGTCTCGCCGGCGGGTCCGATCTCCCGACGTCGGTCATGCCGTTCATCCTCCGCGGAGTCACGCTCGCGGGCGTGAACTCCGTCGAGGCACCGCTCCCCCTGCGGCAGGCCGCCTGGGAGCGCGCTACCACCGCGCTCGACCTCGACGTCCTCGACACCCTGACCGAGACGGTCCCCTTCGCCGACGCGACGGATGCGGCCGAGCGGGTCCTCGCAGGCTCGGTCCACGGCCGGATCGTCGTCGACGTCCGCGCCTGA
- a CDS encoding DUF3618 domain-containing protein yields the protein MTVDQFPGATPSPEQARAELVATLNAIEDKLNVPKQVHRAKRRAIVQIATVKVERPAVFYAGVAGLAGAAGLAVWGIVRAIAR from the coding sequence ATGACCGTTGACCAGTTCCCGGGGGCGACGCCCTCGCCCGAGCAGGCTCGTGCCGAGCTCGTCGCCACACTGAACGCGATCGAGGACAAGCTCAACGTCCCGAAGCAGGTGCACCGCGCCAAGCGTCGTGCCATCGTGCAGATCGCGACCGTCAAGGTCGAACGCCCGGCGGTCTTCTACGCCGGTGTCGCGGGCCTCGCCGGTGCGGCGGGGCTGGCCGTATGGGGCATCGTCCGCGCCATCGCGCGCTGA
- the hemQ gene encoding hydrogen peroxide-dependent heme synthase, producing the protein MTHPASAEASHHPTDSATPTGPSGFTLWAVLRREPASALPLGEEHVSELEASIALVEAQGVTLRGIYDVSGLRADADLMLWLHGDTAEGLQAGLRELRRTAILGSLAPTWNAMGVHRDAEFNRQHVPGFLRGIEPKGWLCLYPFVRSYEWYLLPEEERRKMLAEHGRQGAAFTGVLANTVASFALGDYEWLLPLEADDVVELVDLMRDLRNTEARRHVREEVPFFTGRRITPAEALEVVR; encoded by the coding sequence ATGACTCACCCGGCCTCTGCCGAGGCATCGCACCACCCGACCGACTCAGCCACCCCGACTGGCCCCTCAGGATTCACCCTCTGGGCTGTCCTGCGCCGCGAGCCGGCGAGTGCGCTGCCGCTCGGCGAAGAGCATGTCTCCGAACTCGAAGCATCCATCGCACTCGTCGAAGCCCAGGGCGTGACCCTGCGCGGCATCTACGACGTCTCCGGCCTCCGCGCCGACGCCGACCTCATGCTGTGGCTCCACGGCGACACCGCCGAGGGCCTGCAGGCCGGCCTCCGCGAGCTGCGCCGCACCGCCATCCTCGGTTCGCTGGCACCCACCTGGAACGCCATGGGCGTCCACCGCGACGCCGAGTTCAACCGGCAGCACGTCCCCGGGTTCCTCCGCGGCATCGAGCCGAAGGGCTGGCTCTGCCTGTACCCCTTCGTGCGCAGCTACGAGTGGTACCTCCTGCCGGAGGAGGAGCGTCGCAAGATGCTCGCCGAGCACGGCCGTCAGGGTGCGGCGTTCACGGGTGTGCTCGCCAACACCGTCGCCTCCTTCGCCCTCGGCGACTACGAGTGGCTCCTGCCGCTCGAGGCCGACGACGTCGTCGAACTCGTCGACCTCATGCGCGACCTGCGCAACACCGAAGCGCGCCGCCACGTGCGCGAAGAGGTGCCGTTCTTCACGGGCCGCCGTATCACGCCCGCCGAGGCATTGGAGGTGGTGCGCTGA
- a CDS encoding GNAT family N-acetyltransferase, giving the protein MTSEQPPVQYHVARAAEMDPVTLYRVLKIRVDVFVVEQTALFADLDGRDIEDGTLIAWAQEGDEVLATIRILTEAEHSEIGRVATAFTARGRGLAAELIRRAVADHGHRELRMGAQKRLADWYGRFGFEISGPDYVEDDIVHVPMTRVATPSD; this is encoded by the coding sequence ATGACCAGCGAGCAGCCTCCCGTCCAGTACCACGTCGCCAGAGCGGCCGAGATGGATCCGGTGACGCTCTACCGTGTGCTGAAGATCCGCGTCGACGTCTTCGTCGTCGAGCAGACGGCGCTCTTCGCCGATCTCGACGGACGCGACATCGAGGACGGGACCCTCATCGCCTGGGCGCAGGAGGGCGACGAGGTGCTCGCGACGATCCGGATCCTGACCGAGGCCGAGCACTCGGAGATCGGACGGGTGGCCACGGCGTTCACCGCCCGCGGGCGAGGTCTCGCCGCGGAACTGATCCGCCGCGCGGTCGCCGACCACGGGCATCGGGAACTCCGCATGGGCGCCCAGAAACGCCTCGCCGACTGGTACGGCCGGTTCGGGTTCGAGATCAGCGGCCCCGATTATGTGGAGGACGACATCGTGCACGTCCCGATGACGCGCGTCGCCACGCCGAGCGACTGA
- the hemB gene encoding porphobilinogen synthase: MSIPETRPRRLRQQPAIRRLVSETRLDPAELVLPMFVREGVSEPVEISSMPGVRQHTVDSAKRAAAEAAAAGIGGVMLFGVPAERDAVGSGATDPDGILNVATRALVAEVGDALVVQTDLCLDEFTDHGHCGVLDDRGRVDNDRTLDRYRDMALAQAESGSALLGLSGMMDGQVAAVRETLDAAGFDDTIILAYSAKFASALYGPFREAVDSQLQGDRRTYQLDPANRREGLREALIDEAEGADIVMVKPAGSFLDVLADVADTVSIPVWAYQVSGEYAMIEAAAQQGWIDRRRAIEESVLSIKRAGAEVVLSYWAVELAGWLDEARGLRAGGTR; encoded by the coding sequence GTGAGCATTCCCGAGACCCGTCCCCGTCGTCTCCGGCAGCAGCCGGCCATCCGTCGCCTCGTCAGCGAGACGCGACTCGATCCGGCGGAGCTGGTGCTCCCCATGTTCGTTCGGGAGGGCGTCTCCGAGCCGGTCGAGATCTCCTCGATGCCGGGCGTCCGGCAGCACACCGTCGACAGCGCGAAGCGCGCCGCGGCCGAGGCGGCCGCGGCCGGCATCGGTGGGGTCATGCTCTTCGGTGTCCCGGCCGAGCGCGACGCCGTGGGTTCCGGCGCGACGGACCCCGACGGCATCCTCAACGTGGCCACCCGTGCGCTCGTCGCCGAGGTGGGCGACGCCCTGGTCGTGCAGACCGACCTCTGCCTCGACGAGTTCACCGATCACGGACACTGCGGCGTCCTCGACGACCGCGGGCGCGTCGACAACGACCGCACGCTCGACCGTTACCGCGACATGGCGCTGGCCCAGGCCGAGTCGGGTTCGGCCCTCCTCGGGCTCTCGGGCATGATGGACGGCCAGGTCGCCGCCGTCCGCGAGACGCTCGACGCCGCCGGGTTCGACGACACGATCATCCTCGCCTACTCGGCGAAGTTCGCATCCGCGCTCTACGGGCCGTTCCGCGAGGCCGTCGACTCGCAACTGCAGGGCGACCGCCGCACCTACCAGCTCGACCCCGCCAACCGTCGTGAGGGTCTGCGCGAGGCCCTCATCGACGAGGCCGAGGGCGCCGACATCGTCATGGTGAAGCCCGCGGGGAGCTTCCTCGACGTCCTGGCCGACGTGGCGGACACGGTGTCGATCCCGGTCTGGGCGTACCAGGTGTCCGGTGAGTACGCCATGATCGAGGCCGCCGCCCAGCAGGGCTGGATCGACCGTCGACGCGCGATCGAGGAGTCGGTGCTGTCCATCAAGCGCGCCGGAGCCGAGGTCGTCCTGAGCTACTGGGCCGTCGAACTCGCCGGTTGGTTGGATGAGGCGCGCGGCCTGCGTGCAGGAGGAACCCGATGA
- a CDS encoding uroporphyrinogen-III synthase, giving the protein MKDWTKSNTVPTATKPLGGWRVLVPRGGPWGDSVAGTVRGKGGSPVVAPMINFASTDDPETLGTALAALEAGEFDWLTVTSATTVDVLSSQRIRIPETTRIAAVGETTAAALTAVGYSVDLVPAKDNSAKGMVQELTALEPHPKRILTLRSAIAKPLLTEGLIAAGHDVQSVVAYRTVGVPVAEKIVADVASGRVRAILVTSGSVAEQVRSQFPEIPESTVIAAIGPRTARDARGYGLRVDVVAEQQTVDSLIEAIVSVALSQKHDEDAGDENR; this is encoded by the coding sequence GTGAAGGACTGGACGAAGTCGAACACCGTTCCCACCGCCACCAAGCCGCTCGGCGGGTGGCGCGTCCTCGTGCCGCGCGGCGGTCCGTGGGGCGATTCGGTCGCCGGGACGGTCCGTGGCAAGGGCGGGTCGCCCGTCGTCGCCCCGATGATCAACTTCGCCAGCACCGACGACCCGGAGACCCTCGGGACCGCGCTCGCGGCGCTCGAGGCGGGCGAGTTCGACTGGCTCACCGTGACGAGCGCGACCACGGTCGACGTGCTGTCCTCGCAGCGGATCCGGATCCCCGAGACGACGAGGATCGCCGCCGTCGGCGAGACCACCGCTGCCGCACTCACCGCCGTCGGCTACAGCGTCGACCTCGTGCCGGCGAAGGACAACTCCGCCAAGGGCATGGTGCAGGAGCTCACGGCGCTCGAACCGCACCCGAAGCGCATCCTCACGCTCCGCTCGGCCATCGCCAAGCCGCTCCTCACGGAGGGCCTGATCGCCGCCGGGCACGACGTCCAGTCCGTCGTCGCCTACCGCACGGTCGGTGTCCCGGTCGCCGAGAAGATCGTCGCCGACGTCGCCAGCGGCCGGGTGCGTGCCATCCTCGTCACCTCGGGCAGCGTGGCGGAGCAGGTCCGTTCGCAGTTCCCCGAGATCCCCGAGAGCACCGTCATCGCCGCGATCGGACCCCGCACGGCTCGTGACGCCCGAGGCTACGGGCTCCGGGTCGACGTCGTGGCGGAGCAGCAGACGGTCGACTCGCTGATCGAGGCGATCGTGTCCGTGGCGCTCAGCCAGAAGCACGACGAGGACGCCGGCGACGAGAACCGCTGA
- a CDS encoding protoporphyrinogen/coproporphyrinogen oxidase gives MLEADLVLIATPEQPARNLLADVGPALRDLPAAGDDAGDPVLPAPIELVTIVLDEPALDAAPRGSGLLVAPGSTLHAKALTHATAKWAWLADRAKEHGEHRHVVRLSFGRQGEADATSASTDEELLSTALHDASAMLGVQLDPGSVRGFHRISWTGTQPTAARGQRERSTAIREAVAEVPDLAVTGAWLSGTGLASVVPDAHEAAARLRHQALQR, from the coding sequence GTGCTCGAGGCCGATCTCGTCCTCATCGCGACGCCCGAGCAGCCGGCCCGCAACCTGCTGGCCGACGTCGGGCCGGCGCTCCGCGACCTCCCCGCCGCCGGCGACGATGCGGGCGACCCGGTCCTGCCCGCGCCGATCGAACTCGTGACGATCGTGCTCGACGAACCGGCACTCGACGCCGCACCGCGTGGCTCCGGGCTGCTCGTCGCACCCGGCTCCACGCTCCACGCCAAGGCGCTCACCCACGCGACGGCGAAGTGGGCCTGGCTCGCCGACCGCGCGAAGGAGCATGGCGAGCACCGCCACGTCGTCCGCCTGTCCTTCGGCCGTCAGGGCGAGGCCGACGCGACGAGCGCGTCGACCGACGAGGAGCTGCTCTCGACGGCATTGCACGACGCGTCCGCGATGCTCGGCGTCCAGCTCGACCCGGGCAGCGTCCGCGGCTTCCACCGCATCTCCTGGACGGGGACGCAACCGACCGCCGCGCGCGGCCAGCGTGAACGCTCGACGGCCATCCGGGAAGCGGTGGCCGAGGTGCCCGACCTCGCGGTCACGGGTGCCTGGTTGTCGGGGACGGGGCTCGCCTCGGTGGTCCCCGACGCCCACGAGGCGGCGGCACGACTCCGCCATCAGGCGCTGCAGCGGTAG
- a CDS encoding ABC transporter permease subunit yields MTSLLAAIRSEFLKVFTTRVWWGLALILFVYVGFAAAGAALLFANIPGAAESSGAGAQATSEMLTQPGLIYGFATSIGYVFPVLLGALATTGEFRHQSLTPTFLANPNRGHVLVGKVLALTGVGALYGVIALVASVGLGGGALAISGIDPMLTDSDTWALIGRAVLAMALWGAIGVGLGAVLPSQVGAIIVVLAFTQFVEPLLRLASSFSEVTASIGRFLPGAATDALVGPSFYTMMSAQQDALTWWQGGLVLLGIGVVVALIGYATTWRRDVT; encoded by the coding sequence ATGACCTCACTTCTGGCAGCCATCCGCTCCGAGTTCCTCAAGGTGTTCACCACCCGCGTGTGGTGGGGCCTCGCGCTCATCCTGTTCGTGTACGTCGGTTTCGCCGCGGCCGGGGCCGCACTCCTCTTCGCCAACATCCCGGGCGCGGCCGAGTCCAGCGGGGCCGGAGCGCAGGCGACGAGCGAGATGCTCACCCAACCCGGTCTCATCTACGGCTTCGCGACGAGCATCGGCTACGTCTTCCCCGTCCTGCTCGGTGCGCTCGCCACGACCGGCGAGTTCCGGCATCAGAGCCTGACGCCGACGTTCCTCGCCAACCCGAACCGCGGTCACGTCCTCGTCGGCAAGGTCCTGGCGCTGACCGGGGTCGGCGCACTGTACGGCGTGATCGCGCTTGTTGCGTCCGTCGGTCTCGGCGGCGGCGCCCTGGCGATCAGCGGCATCGATCCGATGCTGACCGACTCCGACACCTGGGCGCTCATCGGCCGTGCGGTGCTCGCGATGGCCCTGTGGGGTGCGATCGGTGTCGGTCTCGGGGCGGTGCTGCCGAGCCAGGTGGGCGCGATCATCGTCGTGCTGGCCTTCACACAGTTCGTCGAGCCGCTGCTGCGCCTCGCCTCCTCGTTCTCGGAGGTCACCGCGTCCATCGGCCGGTTCCTGCCGGGTGCTGCGACGGACGCCCTCGTCGGGCCGAGCTTCTACACGATGATGTCGGCGCAGCAGGACGCGCTGACCTGGTGGCAGGGCGGACTCGTCCTCCTCGGTATCGGGGTCGTCGTCGCGCTCATCGGCTACGCCACGACCTGGCGTCGCGACGTCACCTAG
- the hemC gene encoding hydroxymethylbilane synthase, which translates to MTLRIGTRGSALALAQTGHVADALTAATGEDVEIVTVTTQGDTSRESLSTIGGTGVFVNALRDALLDGACDLVVHSLKDLPTAPAEGFTIAAMPMREDPRDALCASDDRSLDDLPQGARIGTGSPRRIAQLKRIRPDLEVVDIRGNIDTRLRRIDDDLDAVVLAAAGLTRLGRLDAVTGLFDLDTWPTAPGQGALAIECLDDDESSIAGSIALLDHAPSRWQATAERAVLRRLEAGCSAPVGAAAWLDDEDLVLQAAVYSLDGTEMIHRESRAEGFSGDGHGRELLQAADALGVSLADELIEAGAADLAPLGGAA; encoded by the coding sequence ATGACCCTTCGTATCGGAACCCGCGGCAGCGCCCTGGCGCTGGCGCAGACCGGTCATGTGGCCGACGCCCTCACGGCGGCCACCGGTGAGGACGTCGAGATCGTCACCGTCACGACGCAGGGCGACACGAGTCGTGAGTCGCTCTCCACCATCGGCGGGACGGGCGTGTTCGTCAACGCGCTCCGCGACGCCCTGCTCGACGGCGCGTGCGATCTCGTCGTGCACTCCTTGAAGGACCTGCCGACGGCTCCGGCCGAGGGCTTCACGATCGCCGCCATGCCGATGCGCGAGGATCCACGCGACGCGCTGTGCGCCTCGGACGACCGCTCGCTCGACGACCTGCCGCAGGGGGCCAGGATCGGCACCGGCTCACCGCGACGGATCGCCCAGCTGAAGCGCATTCGGCCCGACCTCGAGGTCGTCGACATCCGCGGCAACATCGACACCCGCCTGCGCCGCATCGACGACGACCTCGACGCCGTCGTCCTCGCGGCCGCCGGTCTCACCCGCCTCGGACGGCTCGATGCCGTCACCGGGCTCTTCGACCTCGACACCTGGCCGACCGCGCCGGGGCAGGGGGCACTCGCGATCGAGTGCCTCGACGACGACGAGTCGTCCATCGCCGGTTCCATCGCGCTGCTCGACCACGCGCCGAGCCGATGGCAGGCCACGGCGGAACGGGCCGTGCTCCGTCGACTCGAGGCCGGTTGCTCGGCCCCCGTCGGCGCCGCAGCGTGGCTCGACGACGAGGACCTCGTGCTGCAGGCGGCCGTCTACTCGCTCGACGGCACCGAGATGATCCACCGGGAGAGCCGCGCGGAGGGGTTCTCCGGCGACGGACACGGGCGGGAGCTGCTGCAAGCGGCCGACGCGCTGGGTGTCTCGCTCGCGGACGAGCTCATCGAGGCCGGCGCAGCCGACCTTGCCCCGCTGGGAGGCGCTGCGTGA
- a CDS encoding protoporphyrinogen/coproporphyrinogen oxidase has translation MSLEPKRLVVIGGGVAGLVGAVDCANVGISVTVVDAQESFGGALAAAEVAGLRVDVGAESFATRGDSVAELIEQLGLTDRVVRPNRAGAWLHVAKPGQPQRSVPLPKAGLLGIPTNPLADDVRRVIGWKGALRAYLDRIRPPLTIGTEHNLGALVRKRMGAAVHDLLVAPVTSGVYSAAPDDLDVDRAAPGLNAALTRTGALSLAVAALRENAPAGAAVGGLDGGMTVLVDGLTAELERWGSTLITGVAVTAISRNPFDIDVDGPGVGLGDAGLPRMSERPAAAGASKAPGTSP, from the coding sequence ATGAGTCTCGAGCCGAAGCGTCTCGTCGTCATCGGCGGTGGTGTGGCCGGACTCGTCGGCGCGGTCGACTGCGCCAATGTCGGCATCTCGGTCACGGTCGTCGATGCGCAGGAGTCGTTCGGTGGTGCGCTCGCGGCCGCCGAGGTCGCGGGTCTCCGCGTCGACGTCGGTGCCGAGAGCTTCGCGACGCGCGGTGACTCGGTCGCCGAGCTCATCGAGCAGCTGGGACTGACCGACCGCGTCGTGCGTCCCAATCGGGCCGGGGCCTGGTTGCACGTCGCCAAGCCCGGACAGCCGCAGCGGAGTGTCCCGCTCCCCAAGGCGGGACTGCTGGGCATCCCGACGAACCCCCTCGCCGACGACGTCCGTCGGGTCATCGGTTGGAAGGGGGCCCTGCGCGCCTACCTCGACCGCATCCGCCCGCCGCTCACGATCGGCACCGAGCACAACCTCGGTGCGCTCGTCCGGAAGCGCATGGGCGCGGCCGTCCACGACCTCCTCGTCGCACCGGTCACCTCGGGCGTCTACTCGGCCGCTCCGGACGACCTCGACGTCGACCGCGCGGCTCCTGGACTGAACGCCGCGCTGACCCGCACCGGGGCGCTGTCCCTCGCCGTCGCGGCCCTCCGGGAGAACGCGCCCGCCGGTGCCGCGGTCGGTGGCCTCGACGGTGGGATGACCGTCCTCGTCGACGGTTTGACCGCGGAGCTCGAGCGGTGGGGGTCGACGCTCATCACCGGCGTCGCCGTCACGGCGATCTCCCGGAACCCGTTCGACATCGACGTGGACGGACCGGGTGTCGGCCTCGGCGACGCCGGCCTCCCGCGGATGAGCGAGCGTCCCGCCGCCGCGGGCGCGTCGAAGGCCCCTGGTACGTCGCCCTGA